The Mycolicibacterium flavescens genome has a segment encoding these proteins:
- a CDS encoding glycosyl hydrolase, glucoamylase encodes MVLQQTGPSDGSTETENGAKPAQAVTDNTPLTVTAPTPYAPTGALRNPFPPIADYGFLSDCENTCLISSAGSVEWMCVPRPDSPSVFGAILDRGAGHFRLGPYGVTVPSARRYLPGSLILETTWQTHTGWLIVREALVMGPWHDLETRSRTHRRTPMDWDAEHILLRTVRCVSGTVELVMNCEPAFDYHRIPATWEYSAQAYGEAIARASRDADAHPTLRLTTNLRLGLEGHEARARTRMKEGDQAFVALSWSKHPAPQTYEEAADKMWQTSEAWRQWINIGDFPDHPWRAYLQRSALTLKGLTYSPTGALLAAPTTSLPETPQGERNWDYRYAWVRDSTFALWGLYTLGLDREADDFFAFIADVSGANNGERHPLQVMYAVGGERTLVEEELRHLSGYDGARPVRIGNGAYNQMQHDIWGTMLDSVYLHAKSREQISDTLWPVLKQQVEEAIKHWKEPDRGIWEVRGDPQHFTSSKIMCWVALDRGSKLAEFQGEKSYAQQWRATAEEIKADVLKHGVDSRGVLTQRYGDDALDASLLLAVLTRFLPPDDPRVRATVLAIADELTEEGLVLRYRVDETDDGLSGEEGTFTICSFWLVSALVEIGEISRAKHLCERLLSFASPLHLYAEEIEPRTGRHLGNFPQAFTHLALINAVVHVIRAEEEADSSGVFVPANAPM; translated from the coding sequence ATGGTTCTGCAACAAACCGGGCCGTCGGACGGGTCAACGGAGACCGAGAACGGGGCGAAGCCGGCTCAGGCCGTCACGGACAACACCCCGCTGACCGTGACCGCACCGACGCCGTACGCGCCCACCGGAGCGTTGCGAAACCCGTTTCCGCCCATCGCCGACTACGGCTTCCTGTCCGACTGCGAGAACACGTGTCTGATCTCATCGGCCGGGTCGGTCGAGTGGATGTGCGTGCCGCGGCCCGACTCGCCGAGTGTGTTCGGCGCCATCCTCGATCGCGGCGCCGGCCATTTCCGGTTGGGGCCCTACGGGGTGACGGTGCCCTCGGCCCGGCGCTACCTGCCCGGCAGCCTGATCCTGGAGACGACGTGGCAGACCCACACCGGGTGGCTGATCGTGCGCGAGGCATTGGTGATGGGTCCCTGGCATGACCTCGAGACCCGTTCGCGCACCCATCGGCGCACACCGATGGACTGGGATGCCGAGCACATCCTGCTGCGCACCGTGCGATGCGTGAGCGGCACCGTCGAACTGGTGATGAACTGCGAGCCGGCGTTCGACTACCACCGGATCCCCGCGACGTGGGAGTACTCCGCGCAGGCGTACGGCGAGGCGATCGCGCGCGCCAGCCGCGACGCCGATGCGCACCCCACGCTTCGGCTCACCACGAACCTGCGGCTCGGCCTGGAGGGCCACGAGGCTCGGGCCCGGACCCGGATGAAGGAAGGCGACCAGGCGTTCGTCGCGCTGTCGTGGTCCAAGCATCCGGCGCCACAGACCTATGAAGAGGCGGCCGACAAGATGTGGCAGACCAGCGAGGCCTGGCGCCAGTGGATCAACATCGGCGACTTCCCCGACCACCCGTGGCGGGCCTACCTCCAGCGCAGCGCGCTGACGCTCAAGGGGCTGACCTACTCCCCGACCGGTGCGCTGTTGGCCGCGCCCACCACGTCGCTGCCGGAAACGCCTCAGGGCGAACGAAACTGGGACTACCGCTATGCGTGGGTGCGCGATTCGACTTTCGCGCTGTGGGGTCTCTACACACTGGGCCTGGACCGCGAGGCCGACGACTTCTTCGCGTTCATCGCCGATGTGTCCGGCGCCAACAACGGTGAGCGACACCCACTTCAGGTGATGTACGCCGTCGGCGGCGAGCGCACGCTGGTCGAGGAGGAACTGCGCCACCTGTCCGGATACGACGGGGCGCGGCCGGTGCGCATCGGCAACGGCGCGTACAACCAGATGCAGCACGACATCTGGGGCACCATGCTCGATTCGGTGTATCTGCACGCCAAGTCGCGCGAGCAGATCTCCGACACGCTGTGGCCGGTGCTCAAGCAGCAGGTCGAAGAGGCGATCAAGCACTGGAAGGAGCCCGACCGCGGGATATGGGAGGTACGCGGCGACCCGCAACACTTCACCAGCAGCAAGATCATGTGCTGGGTCGCGCTGGACCGCGGCTCGAAACTCGCCGAGTTCCAGGGCGAGAAGTCCTACGCGCAGCAGTGGCGCGCGACCGCCGAGGAGATCAAGGCCGACGTGCTCAAACACGGCGTCGACTCCCGCGGTGTGCTGACGCAGCGGTACGGCGACGACGCGCTCGACGCCTCGCTGCTGCTGGCCGTGCTGACGCGGTTCCTGCCGCCCGACGATCCGCGGGTGCGCGCGACCGTGCTGGCGATCGCCGACGAGCTCACCGAGGAAGGCCTGGTGCTGCGCTACCGGGTCGACGAGACCGACGACGGGCTGTCCGGCGAGGAGGGCACCTTCACGATCTGCTCGTTCTGGCTGGTGTCGGCCCTGGTCGAGATCGGCGAGATCAGCCGCGCCAAACACCTGTGTGAACGGCTGCTGTCGTTCGCCAGCCCGCTGCACCTGTATGCCGAGGAGATCGAGCCGCGCACCGGCCGCCATCTCGGCAACTTCCCGCAGGCGTTCACCCACCTGGCGTTGATCAACGCGGTCGTGCACGTGATCCGGGCCGAGGAGGAAGCCGACAGCTCCGGAGTCTTCGTCCCGGCCAACGCCCCGATGTAG
- the mhpA_2 gene encoding 2-polyprenyl-6-methoxyphenol hydroxylase-like oxidoreductase, with protein MAADSDPALRAGNTTCIVAGGGPAGMMLALVLARAGVDVTVMEKHADFLRDFRGDTVHASTLRLLDELGLSDEFAAIPHREIDTLSMTVQDTPVTMDLQRIPGPHKHIALVPQWDFLELLATAAQREPSFTLLRSTEVLGPIRHGDRVVGVRYRSADGEEREMRATLTVACDGRSSTLRTEMGLKPKDFGVPMDVWWFRLPRDPDDPHGLAGVLGAGHAQIVIDRGDYYQCAYVIPKGRDQELRAQGIGSLHRGVVALVPWLADRIGAVTSFDDVKLLDVQLNRLRRWYGDGLLLIGDAAHAMSPVGGVGINLAVADAVAAGRILAGPLRSGSLSARHLARVQARRWLPAALIQSVQRLIHRRVIAVAVASTGQAEAPRFVRVAAGLPLLRRLAAYGVAIGPLPERIPAFARR; from the coding sequence GTGGCCGCCGACTCCGACCCCGCTCTGCGTGCCGGTAACACCACCTGCATCGTGGCCGGCGGCGGTCCAGCGGGCATGATGCTCGCGTTGGTGCTGGCCCGCGCCGGGGTCGACGTCACGGTGATGGAGAAGCACGCCGACTTCCTCCGCGATTTCCGCGGTGACACCGTGCATGCCAGCACGCTGCGGCTGCTCGACGAGTTGGGGCTGTCCGACGAGTTCGCGGCGATTCCGCACCGAGAGATCGACACGCTGTCGATGACGGTGCAGGACACGCCGGTCACCATGGATCTGCAGCGAATTCCCGGTCCGCACAAACACATTGCGCTGGTTCCGCAGTGGGATTTCCTGGAGCTGCTGGCCACTGCCGCTCAACGAGAGCCGTCGTTCACCTTGCTGCGCAGCACCGAGGTGCTCGGCCCGATCCGTCACGGTGACAGGGTGGTCGGTGTCCGCTACCGCAGCGCCGACGGTGAGGAGCGCGAGATGCGCGCGACGTTGACCGTCGCCTGCGATGGGCGGTCATCGACGCTGCGCACCGAGATGGGGCTCAAGCCGAAGGACTTCGGTGTGCCGATGGACGTCTGGTGGTTCCGGCTGCCCCGCGATCCCGACGACCCGCACGGGCTCGCCGGTGTCCTCGGGGCCGGGCACGCGCAGATCGTCATCGACCGCGGCGACTACTATCAGTGCGCCTACGTCATCCCCAAGGGCCGCGACCAGGAGTTGCGGGCGCAGGGAATCGGGTCGCTGCATCGCGGTGTGGTGGCGCTGGTGCCGTGGCTGGCCGACCGCATCGGGGCGGTGACGTCGTTCGACGACGTGAAGCTGCTCGACGTGCAGTTGAACCGGCTCAGGCGCTGGTACGGCGACGGCCTGCTGCTTATCGGCGACGCCGCCCACGCGATGTCGCCGGTCGGCGGGGTGGGGATCAACCTCGCGGTGGCCGACGCCGTCGCCGCAGGCCGGATCCTGGCGGGTCCGTTGCGCTCGGGCAGCCTGTCGGCCAGGCATCTGGCCCGCGTGCAGGCGCGGCGCTGGCTGCCCGCCGCGCTGATCCAGTCGGTGCAAAGGCTGATCCACCGCCGTGTCATCGCGGTCGCCGTCGCTTCGACCGGCCAGGCCGAAGCGCCCCGGTTCGTGCGGGTGGCCGCCGGGCTTCCGTTGTTGCGCCGTTTGGCGGCCTACGGTGTGGCGATCGGTCCCCTACCGGAACGCATTCCGGCCTTCGCCCGCCGCTGA
- a CDS encoding Conserved membrane protein of uncharacterised function: protein MGGFLSWWDGVELWLTGLPFVAQTAMVMPVVLALAYGTAVVLDGALGNGIRLWRRVRHDERDADQ from the coding sequence GTGGGTGGCTTTCTGAGTTGGTGGGACGGTGTCGAGCTCTGGCTCACCGGCCTGCCGTTCGTCGCCCAGACCGCGATGGTGATGCCGGTGGTGCTCGCGTTGGCGTACGGCACCGCGGTCGTGCTCGACGGCGCCCTCGGTAACGGGATCAGGTTGTGGCGCCGTGTTCGCCACGACGAACGGGATGCTGATCAATGA
- the sbp gene encoding sulfate/thiosulfate-binding protein yields MVNIRKTWRAAAALATTATVLAACGGGSSDVVGEGGGNGADTTLTLVAYAVPEPGWSKIIPAFAATPEGKGVGVTTSYGASGDQSRAVVDGKPADIVNFSVEPDITRLVKADKVTEDWNADATKGIPFGSVVSFAVRPGNPKNIRDWPDLLKPGVEVITPSPLSSGSAKWNLLAPYAWASKGGQDPQAGLDYVTELVTQHIKLRPSSGREATDVFRQGSGDVLLAYENEALHFGLEYVNPPETFKIENPVAVVSSSTHLDKANALKNFIYTPEAQKLWAEAGFRPVDPAVLEEFRDKFPAPAKLWTVDDLGGWATLDPELFDKDNGTITKIYTQATG; encoded by the coding sequence ATGGTCAACATCCGCAAAACCTGGCGCGCCGCGGCGGCGCTGGCCACCACCGCCACAGTGCTCGCCGCATGCGGAGGCGGCTCGAGCGATGTGGTCGGAGAGGGCGGCGGGAATGGCGCCGACACGACGCTGACGCTCGTCGCCTATGCCGTGCCCGAACCCGGCTGGAGCAAGATCATTCCCGCATTCGCCGCGACACCGGAAGGTAAAGGCGTCGGCGTCACGACGTCGTACGGCGCCTCGGGCGACCAGTCGCGCGCCGTCGTCGACGGTAAGCCCGCCGACATCGTGAACTTCTCCGTCGAGCCGGACATCACCCGACTCGTTAAGGCCGACAAGGTCACCGAGGACTGGAACGCCGACGCCACCAAGGGCATCCCGTTCGGATCCGTCGTGTCCTTCGCGGTGCGGCCCGGTAACCCCAAGAACATCAGGGACTGGCCGGATCTGCTCAAGCCCGGCGTCGAGGTCATCACGCCCAGCCCGCTGAGCTCCGGGTCCGCCAAGTGGAACCTGCTGGCGCCGTACGCGTGGGCCAGCAAGGGCGGACAGGATCCCCAAGCCGGTCTCGACTACGTCACCGAGCTGGTGACTCAGCACATCAAGCTGCGCCCGAGTTCGGGCCGTGAGGCCACCGACGTGTTCCGGCAGGGCAGCGGTGACGTGCTGCTGGCCTACGAGAACGAGGCGCTGCACTTCGGCTTGGAGTACGTGAACCCGCCGGAGACCTTCAAGATCGAGAACCCTGTCGCCGTGGTGTCGTCGAGCACGCACCTGGACAAGGCGAACGCGCTGAAGAACTTCATCTACACCCCCGAGGCGCAGAAGCTGTGGGCCGAGGCCGGTTTCCGTCCCGTCGATCCCGCGGTGCTCGAGGAGTTCCGGGACAAGTTCCCCGCGCCCGCAAAACTATGGACCGTTGACGACCTCGGAGGCTGGGCGACACTGGATCCCGAGCTGTTCGACAAGGACAACGGCACCATCACCAAGATCTACACCCAGGCGACCGGATGA
- the cysW_1 gene encoding sulfate ABC transporter, permease protein CysT — MTPSVNALGSPYPDGSRPEPTNGERTISLWGPRYGTTSLRVGAATIWLSIIVLLPLAAILWQSAGGGWQAFWLAVTSNAAVASFKVTLTVSFGVTVVNLVFGLLVAWVLTRDEFVGKRLIDSVIDLPFALPTIVASLVMLALYGPASPVGLHLQHTIWGIGVALLFVTLPFVVRSVQPVLLELDREIEEAAASLGANNWIIFTRVMLPALLPSLLSGAGLAFSRAIGEFGSVVLIGGAVPGETEVSSQWIRTLIENDDRTGAAAISIVLLAISFVVLFILRAIGSRAARRDALAQ; from the coding sequence ATGACCCCTTCCGTGAACGCGTTGGGTTCCCCGTATCCTGACGGGAGCCGACCCGAACCCACGAACGGCGAGCGAACAATTAGCCTCTGGGGCCCCCGGTATGGGACCACCTCGCTACGGGTTGGTGCGGCGACGATTTGGCTGAGCATCATCGTGCTGCTGCCGTTGGCCGCGATCCTCTGGCAGTCGGCCGGCGGCGGGTGGCAGGCGTTCTGGCTTGCGGTCACCTCGAACGCGGCCGTCGCGTCGTTCAAGGTGACGCTGACCGTGTCGTTCGGGGTGACGGTGGTCAACCTGGTGTTCGGGCTGTTGGTTGCCTGGGTGCTGACCCGCGACGAATTCGTCGGCAAGCGGCTGATCGACTCAGTGATCGACTTGCCGTTCGCGTTGCCGACGATCGTCGCCAGCCTGGTCATGCTGGCGCTCTACGGCCCCGCCAGCCCGGTCGGGCTGCACCTGCAGCACACCATATGGGGTATCGGGGTGGCGTTGCTGTTTGTCACCCTGCCGTTCGTGGTGCGATCGGTGCAGCCGGTGCTGTTGGAACTGGACCGCGAGATCGAGGAAGCCGCGGCATCGTTGGGGGCCAACAACTGGATCATCTTCACCCGGGTGATGCTGCCCGCACTTCTGCCGTCGCTGCTGTCGGGCGCCGGTCTGGCGTTCTCCCGCGCGATCGGCGAGTTCGGTTCGGTGGTCCTGATCGGCGGCGCCGTGCCTGGCGAGACCGAAGTGTCCTCGCAGTGGATCCGCACCCTGATCGAGAACGACGACCGTACCGGCGCCGCCGCGATCTCGATTGTGCTGCTGGCCATCTCGTTCGTCGTGCTGTTCATCCTGCGCGCGATCGGATCGCGCGCCGCCCGACGCGACGCCTTGGCGCAATGA
- the cysW_2 gene encoding sulfate ABC transporter, permease protein CysW translates to MILSPVVRHLLRYLALTYIVVLVVVPVGLILWRSFAPGFGTFIDWITTPAAVSALQLSLLVVAIVVPLNVLFGVPTAVVLARNKFRGKSLMQAVIDLPFAVSPVVVGVALILLWGSAGLFGFVENNLGFKIIFGFPGIVLASVFVTVPFVIREVEPVLHEIGTDQEEAAATLGSQWWQTFWRVTLPSIRWGLTYGVVLTIARTLGEYGAVLMVSSNLPGSSQTLTLLVSDRYNRGEEYGAYAVSTLLMSVAVVVLITQVLLDARRSRASR, encoded by the coding sequence ATGATCCTTTCGCCGGTGGTCAGACACCTGCTTCGCTACCTCGCGCTGACCTACATCGTCGTCTTGGTCGTGGTGCCGGTGGGCCTGATCCTGTGGCGCAGTTTCGCCCCGGGCTTCGGAACCTTTATTGATTGGATAACCACCCCGGCCGCGGTATCCGCTCTGCAACTGTCGCTCTTGGTCGTCGCGATCGTGGTGCCGCTCAACGTGCTGTTTGGCGTGCCGACCGCGGTGGTGCTGGCGCGGAACAAGTTTCGCGGCAAGAGTCTGATGCAGGCCGTGATCGATCTGCCGTTCGCGGTGTCGCCGGTGGTGGTCGGTGTCGCGCTGATCCTGCTGTGGGGCTCGGCGGGGCTGTTCGGATTCGTCGAGAACAACCTCGGCTTCAAGATCATCTTCGGGTTCCCCGGCATCGTGCTAGCCAGCGTCTTCGTCACGGTGCCGTTCGTGATCCGTGAGGTTGAACCGGTGCTGCACGAGATAGGCACCGATCAGGAGGAGGCCGCTGCCACGCTAGGCTCGCAGTGGTGGCAGACGTTCTGGCGGGTCACGCTGCCGTCCATCCGGTGGGGTCTGACCTACGGCGTCGTGCTCACGATCGCACGCACCCTCGGTGAGTACGGGGCCGTGCTGATGGTGTCGTCCAACCTTCCAGGCTCTTCGCAGACGCTCACACTGCTGGTGTCGGACCGGTACAACCGAGGTGAAGAGTATGGGGCGTATGCGGTGTCGACGCTTTTGATGAGTGTGGCGGTCGTGGTCTTGATTACGCAAGTGTTGCTCGACGCGCGCCGGTCCAGAGCCAGCAGATAG
- the cysA gene encoding sulfate ABC transporter ATP-binding protein translates to MSNAIAVRGANKRYGDFAALDNVDFEVPSGSLTALLGPSGSGKSTLLRAIAGLDRPDSGTVTINGRDVTNVPPQRRGIGFVFQHYAAFKHLTVRDNVAFGLKIRKRPKAEIKQKVDNLLEVVGLAGFQTRYPNQLSGGQRQRMALARALAVDPQVLLLDEPFGALDAKVREDLRAWLRRLHDEVQVTTVLVTHDQSEALDVADRIAVLNRGRIEQIGSPAEVYDAPANAFVMSFLGAVSSLNGALVRPHDIRVGRNPDMAIASTDESVQSTGVVRAIIDRIVMLGFEVRVELHSATDQTPFTAQITRGDAEALGLKEGDTVYVRATRVPPLPGSTQDPPDDEAVTRA, encoded by the coding sequence ATGAGCAATGCGATAGCCGTGCGAGGCGCCAACAAGCGATACGGCGACTTCGCGGCCCTGGACAATGTCGATTTCGAAGTACCATCCGGTTCGCTGACCGCATTGCTAGGGCCCAGCGGGTCCGGGAAGTCGACGCTACTACGGGCCATCGCGGGCCTCGACCGGCCCGATTCCGGCACCGTCACGATCAACGGCCGCGACGTCACCAACGTGCCGCCCCAGCGGCGCGGTATCGGTTTCGTGTTCCAGCACTATGCGGCGTTCAAGCACCTGACGGTGCGGGACAACGTCGCGTTCGGGCTGAAGATTCGCAAGCGGCCCAAGGCCGAAATCAAGCAGAAGGTCGACAATCTCCTCGAAGTGGTCGGGCTAGCCGGTTTCCAGACTCGTTACCCGAACCAGCTCTCCGGAGGGCAACGTCAGCGCATGGCGCTGGCCCGCGCGCTGGCCGTGGACCCACAAGTGCTGTTGCTCGACGAACCGTTCGGTGCGCTGGACGCCAAGGTGCGAGAGGATTTGCGCGCTTGGCTGCGCCGGTTGCACGACGAAGTGCAGGTCACCACGGTGCTGGTGACGCACGATCAGTCTGAGGCGCTCGACGTCGCCGACCGGATCGCGGTGCTGAATAGAGGCCGCATCGAGCAGATCGGTTCCCCCGCAGAGGTTTACGATGCACCAGCCAACGCGTTCGTGATGTCGTTTCTAGGTGCGGTTTCCTCGCTGAACGGTGCGCTGGTCCGACCGCACGACATCCGTGTAGGACGCAACCCAGACATGGCGATCGCTTCCACCGACGAGTCGGTGCAGTCCACCGGAGTGGTACGCGCGATCATCGACCGAATTGTCATGCTAGGCTTCGAAGTTCGTGTCGAGTTACACAGTGCGACGGACCAGACGCCCTTCACCGCGCAGATCACCCGCGGCGACGCCGAGGCGCTCGGGCTGAAGGAGGGGGACACTGTCTACGTCCGCGCAACCCGGGTGCCACCGTTGCCCGGCAGCACACAGGATCCACCCGACGATGAGGCCGTGACGAGGGCCTGA